A region from the Nonlabens sp. YIK11 genome encodes:
- a CDS encoding DUF4349 domain-containing protein, translating into MMTARIFKISFLLLFIAASFTACNENPNAEMVENVDMFPMLEPEQEAVEITDRKLITNGRIEFETNDISQTRNNIITAVNKHRGYIAADEESSSTGRKTNTITIRVPSKNFDNLLSDATAGVDRLDYKTINVKDVTEEFLDVEARLKTKKELEGRYLEILEQAKNVTDILEIERQIAVLRSDIESFEGRLKYLENQVSYSTLHISFYESTPELSYNKNRFSESFANGWDNLVWFFIGLINIWPFIIVLIALVILFRYLRRRRRIRKRLRD; encoded by the coding sequence ATGATGACAGCTAGAATCTTTAAAATCAGTTTTTTGCTTCTTTTCATTGCTGCGAGCTTTACCGCTTGTAATGAAAATCCAAATGCCGAAATGGTTGAAAATGTGGATATGTTTCCAATGCTAGAACCTGAACAGGAAGCCGTCGAGATCACTGATCGTAAATTGATCACCAATGGCAGGATTGAATTTGAAACCAACGATATTTCACAGACCAGAAATAACATCATCACTGCCGTCAATAAACATCGTGGCTATATTGCTGCAGATGAGGAGTCCAGCTCCACCGGTCGTAAAACCAATACTATCACCATACGCGTTCCCTCAAAAAACTTTGACAACTTACTGTCAGATGCCACTGCTGGCGTGGACCGGTTGGACTACAAAACCATTAACGTAAAGGATGTCACTGAAGAATTTCTGGATGTCGAGGCTCGTTTAAAAACGAAAAAAGAACTGGAAGGTCGTTATCTGGAAATCTTGGAACAAGCCAAAAATGTAACCGATATTCTAGAAATTGAAAGGCAGATCGCAGTTCTTAGGTCTGATATTGAAAGTTTTGAAGGACGCTTAAAATATCTGGAAAACCAGGTCTCCTACTCGACCCTTCATATTTCGTTTTATGAATCCACTCCAGAATTGAGCTACAACAAAAACCGATTTTCTGAGAGTTTTGCTAATGGCTGGGACAATCTGGTGTGGTTCTTCATCGGGTTGATCAACATCTGGCCCTTTATCATTGTTTTGATCGCGCTAGTGATCCTTTTTAGATATCTGCGCAGGAGAAGAAGAATACGTAAAAGATTGCGTGACTAG
- a CDS encoding FtsB family cell division protein: MKWKEIKSKWYFNKYFIITILFAVWILFLDDSAWLTAHRALDQQIADKEQTADFYMRGIAADKARIQQLEDSAGIEKFGRERYLMKKENEEVYIIEYADSVKNED; this comes from the coding sequence ATGAAATGGAAAGAGATCAAAAGCAAATGGTATTTTAATAAATACTTCATTATCACAATTCTATTTGCGGTTTGGATTCTGTTTCTGGATGACAGCGCATGGCTTACCGCACACAGAGCGCTGGACCAGCAAATTGCTGACAAGGAACAAACAGCAGATTTCTATATGCGAGGCATCGCTGCAGACAAAGCGCGTATCCAGCAGTTGGAAGACAGTGCTGGGATAGAAAAATTTGGACGTGAGCGATATTTAATGAAGAAGGAAAATGAGGAAGTGTATATTATAGAATATGCAGATTCCGTAAAAAATGAAGATTGA
- the nadC gene encoding carboxylating nicotinate-nucleotide diphosphorylase — protein MKYHGAAFEEEVDRIITNALREDVGDGDHSSLACIPRSASGKARLLVKDEGVIAGIAFAKAIFHKVDPTLKIEELKKDGDRVAYGDEVFYVSGSSRSILTAERLALNSMQRMSAIATKTRQFVDRLEGTKTKILDTRKTTPGIRLLEKWAVHTGGGVNHRSGLYDMIMLKDNHIDFAGGITKAIEKTTDYLQETNRDLKIIVEARNLEEIKEILTSADKVYRILIDNFNYEDTRKAVELIGDQCLTESSGGITLDTVRQYAECGVDYVSSGALTHSVYNMDLSLKAMHE, from the coding sequence ATGAAGTACCATGGAGCTGCATTTGAAGAAGAAGTTGACCGCATCATTACTAATGCCTTACGGGAAGATGTAGGTGATGGCGACCACAGCAGCCTGGCTTGCATTCCACGCAGTGCCAGTGGTAAGGCACGACTGCTGGTAAAGGATGAAGGAGTGATTGCTGGTATCGCTTTCGCGAAAGCGATATTCCACAAAGTCGATCCTACATTAAAAATTGAAGAATTGAAAAAGGACGGTGATCGCGTAGCTTATGGCGACGAAGTGTTTTATGTGAGCGGTTCTTCCAGATCCATTCTCACGGCCGAACGTCTGGCACTTAACAGCATGCAGCGCATGAGCGCGATCGCGACTAAAACGCGGCAATTTGTCGACCGGTTGGAAGGTACCAAAACCAAGATATTAGACACGCGCAAGACTACACCAGGAATACGTTTGTTGGAAAAATGGGCAGTTCATACTGGTGGTGGCGTTAATCACAGGTCTGGTCTCTATGACATGATCATGCTCAAGGACAATCATATCGATTTTGCAGGTGGCATCACAAAAGCAATTGAAAAAACGACAGACTACCTTCAAGAAACCAACAGGGATTTAAAAATCATTGTAGAGGCAAGAAATCTGGAAGAAATCAAAGAGATTCTAACCTCGGCCGATAAGGTTTACCGCATCCTGATCGATAATTTCAATTACGAAGACACTAGAAAAGCGGTAGAATTAATAGGCGATCAATGCCTGACTGAAAGTAGTGGCGGCATTACTCTGGACACGGTACGACAGTACGCGGAATGTGGTGTGGATTACGTTTCCAGCGGTGCGCTCACGCACAGCGTTTACAACATGGATCTTAGTTTGAAAGCCATGCATGAGTAG
- a CDS encoding methylmalonyl-CoA mutase subunit beta, with protein sequence MKKRLFDDFTPVSEAAWKQKIQMDLKGADYNQTLVTPTPDGINIKPIYHSDSAVNIDIPSRGTQNNDWYISQKIYCGNARAANKKALNVLSRGAEGVLLDIPNPDIDLEVLLKDLPEVGLQVHPRFLDLDFLKKLHGFKPKAYVHLDILHQLAATGNWFTNQKSDYNHYADFLKSFEGYFSNITINTSTYQQAGATVTQELAYFAAHLNEYLNHYCDTSKEHDKDIYDAFLPDRQAGPKAETVTEHGQSKRINIDTTIGSNYFMEIAKYRAYRILTKTLGNAYGIKDLGCYITATPSLRNKSLLDYNVNLLRTTTECMSAVLGGADTVHNLPYDAFFNKENEFGDRIARNQLLILKEEAYLNKVANAADGTYYINALTKELTEKALEIFKSIEKAGGFVQSLFEGTIQRKIKESDIAERDRLKKGEKTLVGVNKFPNAEAPLQKEYEILPFQKIKPRKALVTPIAAKRLAEELEKSQMPK encoded by the coding sequence ATGAAGAAGCGATTATTTGATGACTTTACACCAGTTTCTGAGGCCGCATGGAAACAAAAGATTCAAATGGATCTCAAAGGCGCCGATTATAATCAGACATTGGTCACGCCTACTCCAGACGGCATCAACATAAAACCTATTTACCACAGCGACAGTGCCGTAAACATTGACATTCCTAGTCGAGGTACCCAGAACAATGATTGGTACATTTCTCAAAAGATCTACTGTGGCAATGCACGAGCTGCAAACAAAAAAGCGCTCAACGTATTATCTCGAGGAGCTGAAGGTGTTTTATTAGACATTCCTAATCCAGATATTGATCTCGAGGTTTTATTAAAAGACTTACCAGAGGTTGGTTTACAAGTACATCCTCGATTTTTAGATCTTGATTTTTTAAAGAAACTTCATGGATTTAAACCTAAAGCCTATGTGCATCTGGATATTCTACACCAGCTAGCTGCTACTGGGAACTGGTTTACAAATCAAAAATCAGACTATAATCACTATGCCGATTTCCTAAAATCCTTTGAAGGTTATTTTTCAAACATCACCATCAACACCAGCACCTATCAACAGGCTGGCGCCACGGTAACTCAGGAACTGGCCTATTTTGCGGCGCACCTCAATGAATACCTCAATCATTATTGCGATACCAGTAAGGAACACGATAAGGATATTTACGACGCTTTCCTGCCTGACCGGCAGGCAGGCCCGAAAGCGGAAACGGTTACTGAGCATGGTCAAAGTAAACGTATCAACATTGACACCACCATAGGTTCCAATTATTTTATGGAGATCGCAAAATACAGAGCCTATCGCATATTGACCAAAACATTAGGTAACGCCTACGGCATAAAAGACCTAGGCTGTTACATCACGGCAACGCCCAGTTTGCGCAACAAATCTTTGCTGGATTACAATGTCAATCTACTGCGCACTACAACAGAATGTATGAGCGCTGTCCTAGGTGGCGCAGATACGGTCCACAATCTTCCTTATGACGCCTTTTTCAATAAGGAAAATGAATTTGGCGACCGCATCGCTCGCAACCAATTATTGATTCTTAAAGAAGAAGCTTACCTAAATAAAGTTGCTAACGCTGCAGATGGCACGTACTACATCAACGCATTGACTAAGGAGTTGACCGAAAAAGCGCTGGAGATCTTTAAAAGCATTGAAAAAGCTGGCGGATTTGTTCAGTCGCTTTTTGAAGGAACGATACAACGCAAAATCAAGGAAAGTGATATCGCAGAGCGTGATCGACTGAAAAAAGGAGAAAAAACGCTGGTAGGCGTCAACAAATTCCCGAATGCCGAAGCACCGCTTCAAAAAGAATATGAGATTTTACCCTTTCAAAAAATAAAGCCTCGCAAGGCGCTTGTTACACCTATTGCTGCTAAACGATTAGCCGAAGAATTAGAAAAATCGCAAATGCCCAAATGA
- a CDS encoding 4Fe-4S dicluster domain-containing protein, translating into MAIIITDECINCGACEPECPNTAIYEAADDWRYADGTDLDGNVVLPSGKEVDANETQEPVSDEFYYIVPDKCTECVGFHEEPQCAAVCPVDCCVPDEDVVEDEATLRAKQAFMHKS; encoded by the coding sequence ATGGCGATCATCATCACGGACGAATGTATCAATTGCGGAGCCTGCGAACCGGAATGCCCCAACACGGCAATCTATGAAGCGGCAGATGACTGGCGATATGCAGATGGAACTGATCTGGATGGCAACGTGGTCTTGCCATCTGGCAAGGAAGTGGATGCTAACGAGACCCAAGAGCCTGTGAGCGATGAGTTCTATTACATCGTTCCAGACAAGTGTACGGAATGTGTAGGTTTCCATGAAGAGCCACAGTGTGCTGCCGTGTGTCCCGTAGATTGCTGCGTTCCTGATGAGGATGTAGTGGAAGATGAAGCCACGCTTAGAGCCAAGCAAGCCTTCATGCACAAAAGCTAG
- a CDS encoding YihY/virulence factor BrkB family protein has product MSRLKEILDRIPVISWFVAVSSRARLPGFEGMTIYDLWETYSVGIVQGAFTLRASAISYSFFMAIFPFILFMLNLIPFVPVDNFQVDFLEFVNGLLPAQAAGSFDTIFKEIALQENTGLLTIAFITSLFFMSNGVNAIFDGFERSYHSSFNRNMFRQYFVAVGVSLMLSLFLLISIAMFGLVEYWIDSLRAEDFMTQSSTEIWLIVLRYIAIIIMLYLFVSTLYYTGTKEGRQTRFFSIGSVVTTVLILITSYLYGIYIDNFASYNEIYGSIGALLILMIYIWLAANILLLGYELNASIRSLKARNLK; this is encoded by the coding sequence ATGAGTAGGCTTAAGGAAATACTGGATCGTATACCGGTCATTTCTTGGTTCGTCGCGGTCTCTAGCAGGGCACGATTGCCGGGTTTTGAAGGGATGACCATTTACGATCTTTGGGAAACCTACAGTGTTGGTATCGTTCAAGGTGCCTTTACATTGCGCGCCAGTGCGATAAGCTACAGTTTCTTCATGGCAATTTTCCCCTTCATATTGTTCATGCTTAACCTTATTCCTTTTGTACCGGTAGATAATTTCCAGGTAGATTTTTTAGAGTTTGTCAACGGGTTGCTACCGGCACAGGCCGCTGGTTCTTTTGATACCATTTTTAAGGAAATTGCATTACAGGAGAATACAGGTTTATTGACGATTGCTTTTATCACGTCCTTATTTTTTATGAGCAATGGCGTTAATGCGATTTTTGACGGCTTTGAGCGTTCCTATCATTCATCGTTCAACCGCAACATGTTCAGGCAGTATTTTGTGGCGGTTGGTGTATCATTGATGCTCAGTCTTTTTTTATTGATTTCCATAGCTATGTTCGGTCTGGTGGAATACTGGATTGATTCTTTAAGAGCAGAAGATTTTATGACGCAAAGCTCTACAGAGATCTGGTTGATTGTACTGCGCTACATTGCGATTATCATCATGCTTTATCTATTTGTGAGTACGCTATATTACACGGGAACCAAAGAAGGAAGACAAACCAGATTCTTTTCTATAGGCTCTGTGGTGACAACGGTACTTATTTTAATAACATCGTACCTCTACGGGATTTATATAGACAATTTTGCTTCCTATAATGAAATCTATGGTTCCATAGGTGCGCTACTTATTTTAATGATCTATATATGGCTTGCGGCAAACATTTTGCTATTGGGTTATGAGCTTAATGCATCTATCAGATCATTAAAGGCACGGAATTTGAAATAG
- the scpA gene encoding methylmalonyl-CoA mutase, with translation MKRKDFSNITADFQSFEEQATAAAQSSYETSEGISLKKQYAKENLNDLEHLDFVAGIAPNLRGPYSTMYVRRPWTIRQYAGFSSATESNAFYRRNLAAGQKGLSVAFDLATHRGYDSDHERVEGDVGKAGVAIDSVEDIRILFDQIPLDQMSVSMTMNGAVLPIMAFYIVAAMEQGVDIASLSGTIQNDILKEFMVRNTYIYPPTPSMQIISDIFEYTSKNMPKFNSISISGYHMYEAGATSDIELAYTLADGLEYVRKGLEAGMDIDTFAPRLSFFWAIGMNHFMEIAKMRAARMLWAKMIKQFNPKNAKSLALRTHCQTSGWSLTEQDPFNNVARTTIEAAAAAFGGTQSLHTNALDEAIALPTDFSARIARNTQIYLQEETGITKTVDPWAGSYYVESLTDQIAHKAWELIEEVEELGGMTKAIEAGIPKMRIEEAAAKKQARIDSNIDVIVGVNKYPSPDEDLIDTLEVDNAAVRIEQVERLKKIKADRNDDKVNKALEALTACAKTGEGNLLELAVNAAKERATLGEISDALEKEFGRYRAQIKSVQGVYKKEIMDDPAFAKAQQLADAFAKKEGRRPRIMIAKMGQDGHDRGAKVVATGYADVGFDVDIGPLFQTPAEAAKQAVENDVHILGISSLAAGHKTLVPQVMEHLKKYGREDIMIIVGGVIPRKDYQFLFDAGVAAVFGPGTKISEAAIDILTLLND, from the coding sequence ATGAAAAGAAAAGACTTCTCGAACATAACGGCAGATTTTCAATCGTTTGAAGAGCAAGCTACAGCGGCTGCTCAAAGCTCCTATGAAACCTCAGAAGGTATCTCGCTCAAAAAGCAGTATGCTAAAGAAAACTTAAACGATCTAGAACATCTTGATTTTGTAGCAGGAATAGCTCCCAACCTACGTGGACCCTATTCCACTATGTACGTGCGCCGGCCATGGACCATTAGACAATACGCTGGTTTTTCTAGCGCGACAGAATCCAACGCCTTTTATAGAAGAAATCTTGCCGCTGGACAAAAGGGACTTTCGGTAGCTTTTGATCTTGCCACGCATCGCGGTTATGACAGTGATCATGAGCGTGTGGAAGGCGACGTGGGAAAAGCTGGCGTTGCCATTGATAGCGTTGAGGATATCAGGATCCTTTTTGATCAAATTCCGCTGGATCAAATGTCCGTTTCTATGACCATGAACGGCGCCGTGTTGCCTATCATGGCTTTTTACATCGTCGCGGCCATGGAGCAAGGTGTAGACATCGCATCGTTGAGCGGTACGATCCAGAATGATATCCTTAAGGAGTTTATGGTGCGTAATACGTACATCTATCCACCTACGCCTAGCATGCAGATTATCTCTGACATATTTGAGTATACCAGCAAGAACATGCCTAAATTCAACTCGATCTCGATCTCGGGTTACCATATGTATGAAGCTGGCGCGACCAGTGATATTGAGTTGGCCTATACGCTGGCAGATGGTTTGGAATATGTGCGCAAAGGACTGGAAGCAGGCATGGACATAGACACTTTTGCTCCTAGACTATCCTTTTTCTGGGCCATTGGGATGAACCATTTTATGGAAATCGCCAAAATGCGCGCCGCCAGAATGCTTTGGGCAAAAATGATCAAACAATTCAATCCTAAAAATGCCAAATCACTGGCGTTAAGAACGCATTGTCAAACATCAGGCTGGTCGTTAACGGAACAAGACCCATTTAATAATGTGGCCAGAACTACCATTGAAGCGGCTGCAGCAGCCTTTGGTGGCACACAAAGTCTTCATACCAATGCGTTGGATGAGGCGATTGCGTTGCCAACCGACTTCAGCGCGCGTATTGCTAGAAACACACAAATTTACCTACAAGAAGAAACCGGAATTACCAAAACCGTTGACCCATGGGCCGGCTCCTATTATGTAGAGTCTTTAACAGACCAGATTGCCCATAAAGCCTGGGAACTTATAGAGGAAGTTGAAGAGCTAGGCGGTATGACCAAGGCCATTGAAGCCGGCATCCCAAAAATGCGTATCGAGGAAGCCGCTGCCAAAAAGCAGGCACGCATCGATTCCAATATAGACGTAATCGTTGGAGTGAATAAATACCCAAGTCCAGATGAGGATCTTATAGACACGCTGGAAGTGGACAATGCTGCCGTGAGAATTGAGCAAGTCGAACGATTGAAAAAGATCAAGGCAGATCGCAACGATGATAAAGTGAATAAAGCATTGGAAGCTTTAACCGCTTGCGCAAAAACTGGAGAAGGCAACCTACTGGAACTCGCGGTCAATGCTGCTAAGGAGCGCGCTACCTTAGGTGAGATTTCCGATGCTTTGGAAAAGGAATTTGGCCGTTACCGTGCCCAGATCAAGAGCGTTCAAGGTGTGTATAAAAAAGAGATTATGGATGATCCCGCTTTCGCGAAAGCGCAACAATTAGCAGACGCCTTTGCAAAAAAAGAAGGTCGTAGACCACGCATCATGATTGCAAAAATGGGCCAGGACGGTCACGATCGTGGCGCCAAGGTGGTCGCTACGGGCTATGCCGATGTAGGTTTTGACGTGGACATAGGACCGCTGTTCCAAACGCCAGCCGAAGCTGCCAAACAAGCCGTGGAAAATGATGTCCATATTCTAGGCATTTCATCGCTGGCAGCCGGCCATAAGACATTGGTACCGCAAGTGATGGAACATCTCAAAAAATACGGCCGTGAGGACATCATGATCATCGTGGGCGGCGTGATACCGCGCAAGGACTACCAGTTCTTGTTTGATGCTGGCGTGGCAGCCGTCTTTGGACCTGGAACCAAGATCAGTGAGGCTGCGATCGATATTCTGACCCTACTGAATGATTAA
- a CDS encoding porin family protein, whose amino-acid sequence MKSITKVVLGYIVLASSIAFAQEDESRLAVQIPDRVFAADIYLQRAFPNGDNVVGNGLASGTGFGIRLQTDVYKNIYVGGALTQDYFDVKDVQEIGQFDRATKFNAYLFAGYDYVLNDDWNFTADLGYGYSQNKNKQGFEQGGGTFRDTGNLLRLTTSAEYALSNGISVYLSPSYEKVFYKIESAPALGDHFNVGNYFNLAIGFRFNVRDYNSMDNTTSYDQEIQELQSRDRDNLSIREKRKLYFLKKKAARKARRERRNNN is encoded by the coding sequence ATGAAATCAATTACTAAAGTCGTTCTAGGATATATTGTTTTAGCTAGCAGCATAGCATTTGCGCAAGAAGATGAAAGCCGACTAGCTGTTCAGATTCCAGATCGAGTTTTTGCTGCAGACATCTACCTTCAAAGAGCTTTTCCCAACGGTGATAACGTCGTAGGCAATGGACTCGCCAGTGGTACTGGTTTTGGGATAAGACTACAAACTGATGTGTATAAAAATATCTACGTAGGTGGCGCCTTGACTCAGGATTATTTTGATGTCAAGGATGTTCAGGAAATAGGGCAGTTCGATAGAGCCACAAAGTTTAATGCCTATCTGTTTGCGGGATATGATTATGTACTCAATGACGATTGGAATTTTACCGCAGATCTGGGTTATGGTTACAGTCAGAATAAAAATAAACAAGGATTTGAGCAAGGTGGCGGCACCTTTAGGGATACAGGTAATCTACTGCGACTTACCACGAGCGCAGAATATGCACTGAGCAACGGTATATCCGTTTACTTGAGTCCTAGCTATGAAAAAGTCTTCTACAAAATTGAATCCGCTCCAGCCTTGGGCGATCATTTTAATGTTGGTAATTATTTCAATCTCGCCATAGGTTTCAGGTTCAATGTGAGAGACTACAACAGTATGGATAATACAACTTCTTACGATCAAGAAATCCAAGAATTACAGAGCCGTGATCGCGATAATTTAAGCATCAGAGAAAAGCGAAAGCTTTATTTTCTCAAAAAGAAAGCTGCTCGTAAAGCCCGTAGAGAGCGTAGAAACAATAATTAA
- a CDS encoding DUF6503 family protein, protein MKHSYLIMVCFAFAKANSQQTPPQLTGPQLLEKAIAYHDPKGNWSRFADSLEILTTSPDMEDRTSNIKINLPAKSFELVSKRGDIVNEYTVLKDSIVTAAKMDLSQMDTTFVMGKEDFKRAVFMRDYYTYLYGLPMKLKDKGTVISYEVERKMLKEKEYLVLRADYDPSVGSDIWFFYFDPETYRMEAYQFYKQKEPRVKDPKSGEFILLSEEYKTNGIKMPKVRKWYYNKNDKYLATDTIVD, encoded by the coding sequence ATGAAACATAGTTACTTGATTATGGTTTGTTTCGCTTTCGCGAAAGCGAACTCACAACAAACACCACCACAATTAACAGGACCACAGTTGTTGGAAAAAGCGATTGCGTACCACGACCCCAAGGGAAACTGGTCGCGATTTGCAGACAGTCTGGAGATATTGACCACATCACCAGATATGGAAGACCGCACCAGTAACATCAAGATCAATTTGCCGGCAAAAAGTTTTGAATTGGTTTCCAAACGTGGTGACATCGTCAATGAATATACCGTACTTAAAGACAGTATCGTGACCGCCGCAAAGATGGATCTATCGCAAATGGACACCACTTTTGTAATGGGAAAGGAAGATTTTAAACGTGCCGTTTTTATGCGTGACTACTACACATACCTTTACGGCTTGCCCATGAAATTAAAGGATAAAGGCACTGTAATCTCTTATGAAGTGGAGCGTAAAATGTTGAAGGAAAAGGAATATCTAGTACTGCGCGCAGATTATGATCCCAGCGTTGGCAGCGATATCTGGTTCTTTTATTTTGACCCAGAAACGTATCGCATGGAAGCTTATCAATTCTACAAGCAAAAAGAACCTCGAGTCAAGGATCCAAAATCTGGTGAGTTCATTTTACTATCCGAAGAGTACAAAACCAACGGCATCAAAATGCCTAAGGTGCGCAAGTGGTACTACAACAAGAATGATAAATATCTTGCCACTGACACGATTGTGGATTAG
- a CDS encoding chalcone isomerase family protein — translation MKKLLLIAVAALGTYTASAQMTVEGVTVEKSITVDGKELTLNGAGLREKFVFDLYVGGLYTTAKTSNGAALLSSDQPMAITLDIVSKLVTQDKMIEAITEGFEDSVSSAERKKLQPKIDKFIGFFNEEIVKGNEFQIAYVPGKGTMAHKNGKLLGTIEGKDFAKGLFGIWLGNKPADKDLKKGMLGL, via the coding sequence ATGAAAAAATTACTCTTAATTGCTGTTGCCGCCCTTGGTACCTATACAGCATCTGCACAAATGACCGTTGAAGGTGTAACTGTAGAAAAATCAATTACAGTCGATGGTAAGGAGTTGACACTAAACGGTGCAGGATTGCGTGAAAAGTTCGTTTTTGATCTTTATGTAGGTGGTTTGTACACCACAGCAAAAACTTCTAATGGTGCGGCATTGTTAAGCTCTGATCAGCCTATGGCGATCACACTTGATATCGTCAGTAAATTGGTGACACAGGACAAGATGATTGAAGCCATTACAGAAGGTTTTGAAGACAGCGTTTCCAGTGCAGAGCGTAAAAAACTACAACCTAAAATCGATAAGTTCATCGGATTCTTTAATGAGGAGATCGTAAAAGGAAACGAATTCCAGATCGCATACGTGCCTGGAAAAGGAACTATGGCTCACAAGAATGGTAAGCTATTGGGAACTATCGAAGGTAAGGATTTTGCCAAAGGACTTTTTGGAATCTGGTTGGGTAACAAACCAGCAGACAAAGATTTAAAAAAGGGAATGTTGGGACTTTAA
- a CDS encoding CIA30 family protein encodes MKPLFLFLSTLIMTAPIMIYDFNNENGLGDWRIEDDRVMGGISQGKVELTEDGHARFYGNVTVESNGGFSSVQNNSLDIKVTPDQIAKIKVKGDGNTYQFRIQHSNNARESYIKEFETTGEWQTIEIKLNEMKPTYRGRNLNMPNFNHDQIKHARFLIATKKVDQKFELLIDCIELIDA; translated from the coding sequence ATGAAACCCTTATTCCTTTTTCTAAGCACTTTAATTATGACCGCACCTATAATGATTTACGACTTCAATAATGAAAATGGGCTGGGCGATTGGCGCATTGAGGACGACCGTGTCATGGGCGGTATCTCACAAGGTAAAGTGGAATTGACTGAAGACGGTCACGCCAGATTTTATGGTAATGTTACCGTAGAAAGTAATGGCGGTTTTAGCTCTGTACAAAATAACTCACTGGACATCAAAGTAACTCCTGACCAAATCGCAAAAATCAAAGTTAAAGGTGACGGCAATACCTATCAGTTTAGAATCCAGCATTCCAACAACGCGAGAGAAAGCTACATTAAAGAATTTGAGACCACTGGCGAGTGGCAAACTATTGAGATCAAGCTAAATGAAATGAAACCTACCTATAGAGGTAGAAATCTAAACATGCCCAACTTTAACCACGATCAGATCAAACACGCGAGATTTTTGATTGCCACAAAAAAAGTGGATCAAAAATTTGAATTGTTGATTGACTGTATCGAGTTAATTGATGCCTAA
- the rlmH gene encoding 23S rRNA (pseudouridine(1915)-N(3))-methyltransferase RlmH, producing the protein MKITLLAVGKTDDSRIADLTDMYVERLKHYINFELEIIPDLKKTKNLSIDQQKVKEGELILNQLQTSDFVTLLDEKGKSLSSQQFAQLINKRSLSGMKRLVYVIGGPYGFSDAVYARANSKLSLSAMTFSHQMVRLFATEQIYRAFTILKNEPYHHE; encoded by the coding sequence ATGAAGATAACTCTACTGGCGGTAGGTAAAACCGATGATAGCCGTATCGCAGACCTTACAGATATGTACGTGGAACGGCTCAAGCATTACATCAATTTTGAGCTGGAAATCATTCCGGATCTTAAAAAAACCAAGAACCTAAGCATCGACCAGCAAAAGGTCAAAGAAGGTGAGCTTATACTCAACCAATTGCAAACCAGCGATTTTGTCACTTTACTGGACGAAAAGGGAAAAAGCCTTTCCAGCCAGCAATTTGCGCAATTGATCAATAAGCGAAGTCTTTCTGGAATGAAACGACTGGTTTATGTCATAGGTGGACCCTACGGATTCTCTGATGCGGTTTACGCTCGAGCCAATTCTAAATTATCCTTAAGTGCCATGACCTTTTCCCACCAGATGGTGCGACTCTTTGCCACAGAACAGATTTATCGGGCCTTTACCATTCTAAAAAACGAGCCTTATCATCATGAGTAA